The Mercurialis annua linkage group LG2, ddMerAnnu1.2, whole genome shotgun sequence genome contains a region encoding:
- the LOC126667238 gene encoding 3-dehydrosphinganine reductase TSC10A-like isoform X1 — protein sequence MNLTAQIKHVITVNLHYLLEAPSMATLSDPNLNYLYLLLLIILPLSLLILLALILRPRTVKIPIKNRHVFITGGSSGIGLALAHRAASEGARVSILARSLDKLEEARNSIRLSTGVDVQIFAADVRDFESVQKAVTDAGEIDVLVVNQGVFVPQELEKQDINEVKFMIDVNLIGTFNMIKAALPGMKTRKDNVPGSIALMSSQAGQVGIYGYTAYSASKFGLRGLAEALQQEVIADNIHVSLIFPPDTETPGLAEENKRRPQLTSIIAASSGAMKAEEVAKRALDGIKCGSFFVPCNFEGVLLTIATAGLSPQRSLVMAFVEVVAAGLVRLVGLFFQWNWYSSIEKWHTQKKLISSAME from the exons atgaaTCTAACAGCGCAAATCAAACACGTCATAACCGTCAATCTTCACTACCTTTTGGAAGCTCCATCAATGGCGACACTTTCAGATCCAAATCTCAACTACCTTTACCTTCTCCTTCTCATAATCCTCCCACTATCTCTCCTCATTCTCCTAGCCCTAATCCTCAGACCCCGCACTGTCAAAATCCCAATCAAAAACCGCCACGTCTTCATCACCGGTGGATCAAGCGGCATCGGCCTGGCACTGGCCCACCGCGCCGCATCAGAAGGCGCCAGAGTCTCAATCTTGGCCCGATCATTAGACAAACTCGAAGAAGCTAGAAACTCAATCCGTCTCTCCACCGGCGTTGACGTACAGATATTTGCGGCGGACGTTAGGGATTTCGAATCCGTTCAGAAAGCGGTTACTGATGCCGGTGAAATTGACGTTTTAGTAGTGAATCAGGGCGTGTTTGTTCCTCAGGAGTTGGAGAAGCAGGATATTAATGAAGTTAAATTCATGATTGATGTCAATTTAATTGGCACGTTTAACATGATTAAAGCTGCTTTGCCCGGAATGAAAACCCGAAAAGATAACGTGCCGGGTTCTATCGCGCTTATGTCGTCTCAGGCTGGTCag GTTGGAATATATGGTTACACTGCTTATTCAGCTAGTAAATTCGGACTTAGAGGTTTAGCAGAAGCATTACAACAGGAAGTTATTGCAGATAACATTCATGTGTCTCTAATTTTCCCTCCCGACACGGAGACGCCTGGTCTTGCTGAAG AAAATAAAAGAAGGCCGCAGTTGACGAGTATAATTGCAGCCTCCTCTGGTGCAATGAAAGCTGAGGAAGTGGCAAAAAGAGCTTTAGATGGAATTAAATGTGGTAGCTTTTTTGTGCCTTGTAACTTTGAGGGAGTGTTGTTGACTATTGCAACTGCTGGTTTATCTCCTCAGAGATCATTGGTGATGGCATTTGTTGAGGTTGTTGCTGCTGGTTTAGTGCGTCTAGTTGGTCTTTTCTTCCAGTGGAATTGGTATTCGAGTATAGAGAAGTGGCACACACAAAAGAAAT TAATCAGTAGTGCAATGGAATGA
- the LOC126667238 gene encoding 3-dehydrosphinganine reductase TSC10A-like isoform X2 produces MNLTAQIKHVITVNLHYLLEAPSMATLSDPNLNYLYLLLLIILPLSLLILLALILRPRTVKIPIKNRHVFITGGSSGIGLALAHRAASEGARVSILARSLDKLEEARNSIRLSTGVDVQIFAADVRDFESVQKAVTDAGEIDVLVVNQGVFVPQELEKQDINEVKFMIDVNLIGTFNMIKAALPGMKTRKDNVPGSIALMSSQAGQVGIYGYTAYSASKFGLRGLAEALQQEVIADNIHVSLIFPPDTETPGLAEENKRRPQLTSIIAASSGAMKAEEVAKRALDGIKCGSFFVPCNFEGVLLTIATAGLSPQRSLVMAFVEVVAAGLVRLVGLFFQWNWYSSIEKWHTQKK; encoded by the exons atgaaTCTAACAGCGCAAATCAAACACGTCATAACCGTCAATCTTCACTACCTTTTGGAAGCTCCATCAATGGCGACACTTTCAGATCCAAATCTCAACTACCTTTACCTTCTCCTTCTCATAATCCTCCCACTATCTCTCCTCATTCTCCTAGCCCTAATCCTCAGACCCCGCACTGTCAAAATCCCAATCAAAAACCGCCACGTCTTCATCACCGGTGGATCAAGCGGCATCGGCCTGGCACTGGCCCACCGCGCCGCATCAGAAGGCGCCAGAGTCTCAATCTTGGCCCGATCATTAGACAAACTCGAAGAAGCTAGAAACTCAATCCGTCTCTCCACCGGCGTTGACGTACAGATATTTGCGGCGGACGTTAGGGATTTCGAATCCGTTCAGAAAGCGGTTACTGATGCCGGTGAAATTGACGTTTTAGTAGTGAATCAGGGCGTGTTTGTTCCTCAGGAGTTGGAGAAGCAGGATATTAATGAAGTTAAATTCATGATTGATGTCAATTTAATTGGCACGTTTAACATGATTAAAGCTGCTTTGCCCGGAATGAAAACCCGAAAAGATAACGTGCCGGGTTCTATCGCGCTTATGTCGTCTCAGGCTGGTCag GTTGGAATATATGGTTACACTGCTTATTCAGCTAGTAAATTCGGACTTAGAGGTTTAGCAGAAGCATTACAACAGGAAGTTATTGCAGATAACATTCATGTGTCTCTAATTTTCCCTCCCGACACGGAGACGCCTGGTCTTGCTGAAG AAAATAAAAGAAGGCCGCAGTTGACGAGTATAATTGCAGCCTCCTCTGGTGCAATGAAAGCTGAGGAAGTGGCAAAAAGAGCTTTAGATGGAATTAAATGTGGTAGCTTTTTTGTGCCTTGTAACTTTGAGGGAGTGTTGTTGACTATTGCAACTGCTGGTTTATCTCCTCAGAGATCATTGGTGATGGCATTTGTTGAGGTTGTTGCTGCTGGTTTAGTGCGTCTAGTTGGTCTTTTCTTCCAGTGGAATTGGTATTCGAGTATAGAGAAGTGGCACACACAAAAGAAAT GA